From a region of the Triticum aestivum cultivar Chinese Spring chromosome 7D, IWGSC CS RefSeq v2.1, whole genome shotgun sequence genome:
- the LOC123170352 gene encoding uncharacterized protein, producing MAAPCTSILNDRLAVLLEDIFLLLPGAADLVRASAACVPFRQIATGSSFLRRFRKTHSPSFIGFVDYHGFRPALRPHTSAPIADAVARAAADFSFSFLPRPNRCSFTGDAGCWNVRDIRGGRVLLDRGPKREKGSVVFPELAVSDPLHRRYRLLPPIPDDLAVLVRDALDLTYSPKRRCQVVLGPVPVPAFKEVKVEPEDEETSFRVIWMAQCRTKPMAFLYSSSTG from the coding sequence ATGGCCGCGCCGTGCACTTCGATCCTAAACGACCGTCTGGCCGTCCTCCTGGAGGACATCTTCCTCCTGCTGCCCGGCGCAGCAGACCTCGTCCGTGCCTCCGCCGCCTGCGTCCCCTTCCGCCAGATCGCCACCGGCAGCTCCTTCCTCCGCCGCTTCCGCAAAACACACTCTCCGTCCTTCATCGGCTTCGTGGACTATCATGGCTTCCGCCCCGCGCTCCGGCCTCACACTTCCGCGCCCATCGCCGATGCCGTCGCTCGTGCCGCCGCcgacttctccttctccttcctccctcgCCCCAACCGCTGCAGCTTCACGGGAGACGCCGGCTGCTGGAACGTCAGGGACATCCGCGGCGGCCGGGTCCTCCTCGACCGCGGCCCCAAGCGCGAGAAGGGCTCAGTGGTCTTCCCGGAGCTCGCGGTGAGCGACCCGTTGCACCGGCGATACCGCCTGCTCCCGCCGATCCCTGACGACCTAGCCGTGTTGGTGAGGGACGCACTTGATCTGACTTACTCCCCGAAGCGCCGCTGCCAGGTCGTCCTcggccccgtccccgtccccgcctTCAAGGAAGTGAAAGTGGAACCGGAAGATGAAGAGACTTCATTCCGCGTAATCTGGATGGCACAGTGCAGGACTAAGCCGATGGCATTCCTTTATTCTTCAAGCACCGGATAA